One window from the genome of Gimesia aquarii encodes:
- a CDS encoding SDR family NAD(P)-dependent oxidoreductase, producing MSSRNNSLHVYGPWAVVTGASSGIGQAMAVCLAEEGLNLVLVARQESILSKMCRDLENEFKIETRLVATDLSDPESFQRLIAQTQDLEVGLLVAAAGFGTSGKFIESQLDEELNMADVNCLAVLKQVHHFAIRFQERTKSGIILFSSIVGFQGAPNAAHYSATKAYIQNLGEALSVELSPHGIDVLTTAPGPTSSGFADRAKLKMGMAMTAESVAINTLRKLGRRHTVLPGFLSKLLVYVMIGLPRWAKVKIMGHVMHGMASTSAETKTKSESVADDVT from the coding sequence ATGTCTTCAAGAAACAATTCGCTACACGTTTACGGGCCATGGGCTGTTGTCACAGGTGCGTCGTCGGGAATTGGACAAGCCATGGCAGTCTGCCTGGCTGAAGAAGGTTTGAATCTTGTGCTTGTTGCCCGGCAAGAGTCGATCCTGTCGAAGATGTGTCGTGACCTGGAGAATGAATTTAAGATCGAGACCCGTCTTGTCGCCACCGATCTATCCGATCCAGAATCGTTCCAGCGTCTCATAGCGCAAACACAAGACTTGGAAGTGGGGCTGTTAGTTGCCGCCGCGGGTTTTGGGACTTCGGGGAAGTTTATCGAGTCTCAGCTAGACGAAGAATTGAACATGGCTGACGTCAACTGTCTGGCAGTCTTGAAACAGGTCCATCATTTCGCGATCCGATTTCAAGAACGTACCAAGAGCGGCATCATCCTGTTCAGCTCGATTGTTGGATTTCAAGGGGCACCAAACGCGGCACACTATTCGGCAACGAAGGCATACATTCAAAATTTGGGGGAAGCGTTAAGCGTTGAACTAAGCCCGCACGGAATCGACGTCTTGACCACCGCTCCCGGCCCTACCTCAAGCGGGTTTGCCGATCGCGCGAAACTGAAAATGGGAATGGCAATGACTGCGGAATCAGTGGCCATCAACACGCTTAGGAAACTTGGTCGACGGCACACCGTATTGCCTGGTTTTCTTTCTAAACTCCTTGTCTATGTGATGATCGGTTTGCCGCGGTGGGCAAAAGTAAAGATCATGGGCCATGTGATGCATGGCATGGCCAGCACGAGTGCCGAGACGAAAACGAAATCGGAGTCCGTCGCTGATGATGTCACGTAG
- a CDS encoding Clp protease N-terminal domain-containing protein, which yields MYERFSNRAKKVINLAHKESQQSNHEHISTEDILLGLTSEGSGVAAVTLKNFNLTFRRIRMEIKKHKQAVPRASDEKKVIENAMEEARLLKHNYVGTEHLLLGLLREEDCLTVKVLRDLRLSIEEIRNEVLNLLDLRNVYERFTNQAKKVMNLAYHESQLFGHEHIGTDDILLGLISEGSGLAAVILNNCNLTFRRIRMEIKKHKQVVPQASEVKKVVENAMEEVRTLKYNYLGTEHLLLGLLREEDCLAVTVLQDLGLSIEEIRNEVLNFLGHGL from the coding sequence TTGTACGAACGATTTTCCAACCGAGCAAAAAAAGTGATAAACCTGGCTCACAAGGAAAGCCAACAGTCCAATCACGAACACATTAGTACCGAAGATATTTTGTTAGGTTTGACTAGTGAAGGATCGGGAGTTGCTGCCGTCACTCTTAAAAATTTTAATCTTACTTTTCGTCGTATCCGAATGGAAATTAAAAAACATAAACAAGCGGTGCCTCGAGCATCAGACGAGAAGAAAGTCATCGAAAACGCGATGGAAGAAGCCCGTCTTCTTAAGCACAACTACGTGGGAACAGAGCATTTACTCTTAGGGCTTTTGCGGGAAGAAGATTGTTTAACAGTTAAAGTTTTACGTGACCTGAGACTGAGTATTGAAGAAATTCGGAATGAAGTATTGAATCTCCTCGATCTGCGAAATGTTTATGAACGATTTACTAACCAAGCAAAAAAAGTGATGAACCTGGCTTACCACGAAAGCCAACTGTTCGGTCACGAACACATTGGTACCGACGATATTTTGTTAGGTTTGATTAGTGAGGGATCGGGACTTGCTGCCGTGATTCTTAATAACTGTAATCTTACTTTTCGTCGTATCCGAATGGAAATTAAAAAACACAAACAAGTGGTGCCTCAAGCATCAGAGGTGAAGAAAGTCGTCGAAAACGCGATGGAAGAGGTTCGAACCCTTAAGTATAACTATTTAGGAACTGAGCATTTACTCCTAGGGCTTTTGCGGGAAGAAGATTGTTTAGCAGTTACAGTTTTACAGGACCTGGGACTGAGTATTGAAGAAATTCGGAATGAAGTATTGAATTTCCTCGGTCATGGTTTGTAA
- a CDS encoding MBL fold metallo-hydrolase encodes MSDLLAYREFKLGVPIWDISDDDCDSPLIRTLFTILSVTPLKTSLLNNYDSFYDYSAARYNGDPNARCGRGDILIFVSDSDDNSFIAIDMFEEATDSMNLIGIEICAPQTCADEIAGIMQSIRSSAEVSTALLDGNLGLREDLAIDNFPRLVPNHDTEVLQHAQVYRGGSLIHATKRIGDVNQAEFETNLAGSSLVTEDTIRQKAQIIGTQIFQVTDAIWCIRRPSYQNCSYLVLTSKGPVLIDAGMASDGRDIDLALAKLNLSHSDIRAILLTHWHNDHAAGAAEIQARSGAPVYCHVLDKPNLTRVTSHNGFRGWLANHIPEWGIFVLFIGLLGEAVPRAVESPEVVCDSDTILEGFTVIETPGHTPGHISFYYAPEKALFAGDALAVIGERIRFMARPVTPDHEAARDSMIRCLSMDIEVLCPGHRHPLTQNCQQRCDEMLQYIKSGGRWPILG; translated from the coding sequence ATGAGCGATCTGTTAGCATACCGCGAATTCAAGTTGGGAGTACCTATCTGGGACATTTCTGATGATGATTGTGATTCTCCCTTGATAAGAACACTCTTCACCATTCTTTCGGTGACTCCGCTCAAAACTTCACTGCTGAATAATTACGACTCGTTCTATGACTATTCAGCCGCTCGGTACAATGGTGATCCTAACGCTCGATGCGGTCGTGGGGACATCCTCATTTTCGTCAGTGATTCAGACGACAATTCGTTCATTGCTATCGATATGTTCGAGGAAGCCACAGACTCAATGAATCTAATCGGAATAGAAATTTGTGCCCCACAGACTTGCGCGGACGAGATCGCAGGCATAATGCAATCAATCAGGTCGTCTGCAGAAGTTTCTACAGCCTTGTTGGATGGCAACCTTGGACTGCGAGAAGATCTTGCGATTGATAATTTCCCAAGACTTGTCCCAAATCATGACACTGAAGTATTGCAACATGCTCAAGTCTATCGAGGCGGAAGTTTGATTCATGCAACAAAACGGATCGGAGATGTCAATCAGGCTGAATTTGAAACCAACCTCGCTGGGAGCAGCCTGGTGACTGAAGACACTATAAGACAAAAGGCTCAAATAATTGGCACTCAGATATTCCAGGTTACCGATGCGATTTGGTGTATTCGTCGACCGTCATACCAAAACTGCTCGTATCTCGTCCTGACGTCAAAAGGGCCAGTGCTCATCGACGCCGGAATGGCATCAGACGGTCGAGATATTGACCTCGCACTTGCCAAACTGAATCTGTCTCATTCTGACATTCGTGCGATTCTTCTCACACATTGGCACAACGATCATGCTGCTGGCGCGGCAGAAATACAAGCCCGTTCCGGAGCCCCAGTCTATTGCCACGTACTCGACAAACCAAATCTCACGCGAGTGACTTCCCACAACGGTTTCCGTGGATGGCTCGCCAATCACATTCCAGAGTGGGGCATCTTCGTCTTGTTCATTGGACTACTTGGCGAAGCGGTACCCAGAGCAGTTGAGTCACCAGAAGTGGTGTGTGACAGTGACACAATTCTCGAAGGCTTCACGGTTATCGAAACTCCCGGACATACTCCCGGACACATCAGCTTCTACTACGCCCCTGAAAAGGCGCTCTTCGCTGGTGATGCACTCGCCGTGATCGGTGAACGTATCCGCTTCATGGCACGTCCAGTTACGCCAGATCATGAGGCTGCACGCGATTCAATGATTCGGTGCTTGTCCATGGATATCGAGGTACTTTGTCCGGGCCATCGCCATCCCCTGACTCAAAATTGTCAGCAAAGATGTGACGAAATGCTACAATATATCAAAAGCGGCGGACGATGGCCGATTCTCGGTTGA
- a CDS encoding polysaccharide lyase, whose amino-acid sequence MRVAVVLLMLLLAQPALAQEIQKVVIRPDFGVYTVSKWKRDWPGCQYEDGVREGHLSIVKFNGAAAYRVDYVVGEIGPEKGGVGWRSPIQPSEVVELNYKVQFSKDFDWVKGGKLPGLCGGPKSVTGGNRANGTNGFSARLMWRANGRGEAYIYHMNQTGKYGESFPFPADVRFQRGKPVLVRLRVGMNTPGHANGTLDVWIGNASTRKFRHVVNRSDMEWRATSEILVDSLRFETFYGGSNKSWAPRRPSFTLLSDISTQSIDSKQRSGR is encoded by the coding sequence ATGCGTGTTGCCGTTGTCTTACTGATGCTGTTGCTTGCCCAACCTGCGCTGGCACAAGAGATTCAGAAGGTCGTGATCCGTCCCGATTTCGGCGTTTACACGGTGAGCAAATGGAAGCGAGATTGGCCCGGTTGTCAGTACGAAGATGGTGTCCGTGAGGGACATCTTTCGATTGTGAAGTTCAACGGGGCAGCCGCGTATCGGGTGGATTATGTGGTAGGCGAAATTGGCCCTGAGAAGGGAGGCGTCGGATGGCGTTCGCCGATTCAGCCGTCGGAAGTCGTGGAACTGAATTACAAGGTTCAATTCAGCAAGGATTTCGACTGGGTCAAAGGTGGCAAGTTACCCGGATTATGTGGAGGCCCCAAGTCTGTGACCGGTGGTAATCGGGCAAATGGGACGAATGGGTTTTCCGCCAGGCTCATGTGGCGGGCGAATGGTCGCGGCGAAGCGTATATTTACCACATGAATCAAACGGGAAAATATGGAGAGAGTTTTCCTTTTCCAGCTGACGTTCGTTTTCAGCGAGGAAAACCTGTGCTGGTGCGGCTCAGAGTCGGCATGAATACGCCCGGTCACGCCAATGGCACATTGGACGTCTGGATTGGTAATGCCTCAACCCGCAAATTCCGACATGTCGTCAATCGCTCTGACATGGAATGGCGGGCAACGAGCGAGATTCTTGTTGACAGTCTGCGCTTTGAGACATTTTATGGAGGCAGCAACAAATCGTGGGCTCCACGACGCCCCAGCTTTACACTGTTGAGCGACATCTCGACGCAAAGTATCGATTCGAAACAACGTTCGGGCAGATAA
- a CDS encoding alpha/beta hydrolase: MMHIPTVPFGLRILVLCSAVLLFQSVWAADEKPQADERLQKLLKRFPAADKNKDGTLTRAEAIEYRNNIRGVNGNGVKPTLGDMKYGDHARNVLDFYQAKSDQPTPLVIYIHGGGFVGGSKRMNPRQLQKFLDAGISVAAIHYRFINGKDILLPEPQRDGARAVQFLRSKAKEWNIDPKRVACYGGSAGAGISMWIGFHDDLADPKSDDPVERESTRIQAIGTFGGQSTYDPIKIKALIGGRAWEHPSIFKAYGVETAEEALHPTPEQQKRYNESSAITHLTKEDPPLYMVYSEADGPLPENARPGQGIHHPNFGRDLVKKMNELQIENVFVYKPKDRDPHREMLEFFQKQFAKVE; this comes from the coding sequence ATGATGCACATTCCCACTGTTCCGTTTGGCTTACGAATCCTCGTTTTATGTAGTGCAGTATTGCTGTTTCAATCTGTGTGGGCTGCAGATGAAAAACCGCAGGCCGACGAACGTCTGCAAAAATTATTGAAGCGATTTCCGGCGGCCGACAAAAACAAAGATGGCACCCTCACGCGCGCCGAAGCAATAGAATACCGCAACAACATCAGAGGTGTGAATGGCAATGGCGTCAAGCCGACCTTGGGAGATATGAAATACGGCGATCACGCGCGGAACGTGCTCGACTTCTATCAAGCGAAGTCTGACCAGCCGACTCCGCTGGTGATTTACATTCATGGCGGCGGTTTTGTAGGCGGTAGTAAGCGAATGAATCCCCGACAGCTTCAGAAGTTCCTCGATGCCGGCATCAGTGTTGCCGCGATTCACTACCGCTTTATTAATGGTAAAGACATCCTGCTTCCCGAACCGCAGCGCGACGGTGCGCGGGCCGTTCAGTTTCTGCGCAGCAAAGCGAAGGAATGGAACATCGATCCGAAACGGGTTGCCTGTTACGGCGGTTCTGCCGGGGCCGGAATTTCGATGTGGATTGGTTTTCACGATGATCTCGCCGATCCAAAAAGCGACGATCCCGTCGAACGCGAATCAACCCGCATTCAGGCCATCGGCACCTTTGGCGGACAAAGCACCTATGATCCGATCAAGATCAAAGCGCTGATCGGCGGACGGGCCTGGGAACATCCCTCAATCTTCAAAGCCTACGGCGTCGAGACCGCAGAAGAGGCACTGCACCCAACACCGGAACAACAGAAACGGTACAATGAGTCCTCAGCAATCACCCACCTGACAAAAGAGGACCCGCCGTTGTACATGGTCTATAGTGAAGCCGACGGCCCCCTGCCCGAGAACGCACGGCCCGGCCAGGGCATTCATCACCCCAACTTCGGCCGCGATCTGGTCAAAAAAATGAATGAACTGCAGATCGAAAACGTGTTCGTCTACAAACCCAAAGACCGCGACCCCCACCGCGAAATGCTGGAGTTCTTCCAAAAACAGTTCGCAAAGGTGGAATAA
- a CDS encoding alpha/beta hydrolase family protein, with the protein MMKLLQISLFLSVCLLFSERSSAQIEKYNPLEKSDSRAQQPVEITMQDQKRKRDIPLRIFLPDQMQAAPVILFSHGLGGSRDGCSYLGKHWSNRGYVVVFLQHAGSDEAVWKTVDRRERLKALRTAANVQNTLDRYQDVSAVLNQLASWNADAKHQFHKKIDMQRIGMSGHSYGAVTTQGVSGQSLPLVGKRYTDPRIKAAVMFSPSYRGRLDRKQSFGQVSIPWMTLTGTKDKSVINDTTVEDRRKVYRALPDSIDKYELVLSGAQHSAFTDGPERLGKPRRNPQHHPRILAVTTAFWDTYLHQNRDAGKWLQGKQCRELLDSEDQWQTQIPTKSE; encoded by the coding sequence ATGATGAAGCTTCTGCAAATCAGTCTGTTTTTAAGTGTTTGTCTGCTCTTTTCCGAACGCAGTTCTGCTCAGATCGAAAAATACAATCCGCTGGAAAAAAGTGACAGCCGTGCGCAACAGCCGGTTGAAATCACCATGCAGGATCAGAAACGAAAACGAGACATTCCCTTGCGGATTTTTTTACCCGACCAGATGCAGGCCGCTCCCGTGATCCTCTTCAGCCACGGACTGGGAGGTTCAAGAGATGGCTGCAGTTACCTGGGAAAGCACTGGTCGAATCGTGGTTATGTTGTCGTTTTTCTACAACATGCAGGCAGCGACGAAGCGGTCTGGAAAACAGTGGATCGGCGAGAGCGACTCAAGGCATTGAGAACAGCCGCGAATGTGCAAAATACGCTGGACCGTTATCAGGACGTGAGTGCCGTGTTGAATCAGCTGGCCAGTTGGAATGCCGACGCCAAACATCAGTTTCACAAAAAAATTGACATGCAACGCATCGGCATGTCGGGCCATTCGTATGGTGCGGTCACAACACAGGGCGTCAGCGGACAGTCATTACCACTTGTAGGAAAGCGTTATACCGATCCACGTATCAAAGCAGCAGTCATGTTCAGCCCCAGCTATCGGGGACGGTTGGATCGCAAACAGTCGTTTGGTCAGGTTTCGATTCCCTGGATGACGCTGACAGGTACAAAAGATAAATCGGTCATTAATGACACCACTGTCGAGGATCGCCGTAAAGTGTATCGCGCCTTACCCGATTCCATCGATAAATACGAACTGGTTCTGTCTGGTGCTCAACACTCTGCGTTTACTGATGGACCAGAACGTCTCGGAAAACCCCGCCGGAACCCCCAACATCATCCGAGGATCCTGGCAGTGACCACTGCCTTCTGGGACACATACCTTCACCAGAATCGGGACGCCGGCAAATGGTTGCAGGGAAAACAATGCCGCGAACTGCTTGATTCCGAGGACCAATGGCAGACTCAAATTCCCACTAAGAGTGAATAA
- a CDS encoding SMI1/KNR4 family protein, producing the protein MNSEIDLEYDLESLVPAVASNEIDNCEKSLSNLFEKEINLPVKFIQHILRFHGGIPGKQCFKMPDGEIRMICRFCNILDSRRDEKILEPYIRSWRPGGAFDIRLDYSILMLCNRFDYSERLYESGGVLVPIAVIDTAGGLNARGMSEMDLLCLDYHNPGEPSVVTWNFEMSWSTPEMTVKVADSFDEFLLMLFHRPDNFPITNECDSF; encoded by the coding sequence ATGAATTCTGAAATAGACTTGGAATATGATTTAGAAAGTCTTGTTCCTGCTGTAGCTTCAAATGAAATAGATAATTGTGAGAAATCTTTATCAAACCTCTTTGAAAAAGAAATAAATTTACCGGTTAAATTCATACAACATATATTACGATTCCATGGTGGTATTCCAGGAAAACAGTGTTTTAAGATGCCAGATGGTGAAATCAGAATGATTTGCCGTTTTTGTAATATCTTAGACTCACGTAGAGATGAAAAAATTTTGGAACCATATATAAGATCCTGGAGACCTGGAGGAGCCTTTGATATCCGACTTGATTATTCGATACTAATGCTTTGTAATAGATTTGATTATTCCGAACGGCTTTATGAAAGTGGGGGAGTTTTAGTCCCTATCGCAGTCATTGATACAGCAGGAGGCCTTAATGCAAGAGGTATGAGTGAAATGGATCTACTTTGTCTAGACTATCATAATCCTGGTGAACCATCTGTCGTTACATGGAACTTTGAGATGTCCTGGAGCACGCCAGAAATGACAGTCAAAGTAGCAGACTCTTTTGACGAATTTCTCCTAATGCTTTTTCACCGTCCTGATAACTTCCCGATCACAAATGAGTGTGATAGTTTTTAG
- a CDS encoding AraC family transcriptional regulator translates to MAVSRLKTQNIALNTQDFDLQLGTSRLNLNPEFPLNVYLDGHRDDKPVTELHVHDGLELGYCTSGSGTFYVGNKILPFHAGDMTVITSHEYHRCHSTPGTTSQWVWFFLDPIRLLIPHAACEFVWESERFCGAPFMNVIPNGENSSLHDLMKMLIDEAKQEDEYRNSNLRSLLLLLINELHRRFPRRGTKDQTTPDATGLSRIVPALNMIAQHFHEPLTVTELAAACDLSVRSLQAHFAAQMGMTPQRYLMKSRVQAAAAMLHNHQNRITEVALSSGFNSLSAFNRAFRKIYSMNPREYRKQQRT, encoded by the coding sequence ATGGCTGTTTCTCGTCTAAAAACGCAAAATATAGCACTCAATACGCAGGATTTCGATCTTCAACTGGGAACATCTCGGCTAAATCTAAATCCTGAGTTTCCGCTAAACGTATACCTTGATGGCCATCGTGATGATAAACCGGTGACTGAGCTGCACGTGCATGACGGGCTGGAACTCGGGTATTGTACCTCTGGTTCAGGTACGTTCTATGTCGGCAACAAGATCTTGCCATTTCACGCCGGTGACATGACGGTCATCACGTCTCACGAATATCATCGCTGTCACAGCACACCGGGTACGACCAGTCAATGGGTTTGGTTTTTTCTTGATCCGATTCGTTTACTGATTCCCCATGCCGCATGCGAATTCGTTTGGGAATCAGAACGATTCTGTGGCGCGCCGTTCATGAATGTCATTCCAAACGGCGAGAACTCTTCGCTGCATGACTTGATGAAAATGCTGATTGACGAAGCGAAGCAAGAGGACGAATATCGAAACAGCAACCTTCGCTCGCTCCTGTTACTGTTGATCAACGAACTTCATCGCCGCTTTCCTCGTCGCGGCACTAAAGATCAGACAACTCCCGACGCCACAGGCCTTTCACGGATCGTACCGGCATTGAACATGATAGCACAACATTTTCATGAACCACTGACGGTGACGGAACTCGCTGCCGCATGTGACCTGAGTGTCCGCAGTCTCCAGGCACACTTTGCCGCGCAAATGGGAATGACGCCACAACGGTATCTGATGAAAAGTCGAGTACAGGCAGCGGCAGCTATGCTTCATAATCACCAAAATCGTATCACCGAAGTTGCCCTGAGCAGCGGCTTCAACTCCCTTTCAGCCTTCAACCGTGCCTTTCGAAAAATCTACTCAATGAATCCCCGTGAGTACCGAAAGCAGCAACGAACATAA
- a CDS encoding winged helix-turn-helix transcriptional regulator: protein MKEKRSCCPVACSLDLIGDKWTLLIVRDLLLGRSHFKEFVSSPEKIATNILTDRLTKLVKHGLAEKFPSPSVSGKDAYRLTKKGKTLRPVIEAIANWGLKNLEGTEMRLAEK from the coding sequence ATGAAAGAGAAAAGGTCTTGCTGTCCCGTTGCCTGTTCGCTTGACCTGATTGGCGACAAGTGGACGCTGCTGATTGTTCGAGACCTCTTGTTAGGACGATCGCATTTCAAGGAATTCGTGAGTTCTCCGGAAAAAATTGCCACCAATATTTTGACGGATCGGCTCACCAAGCTTGTCAAACATGGCCTCGCCGAAAAGTTTCCTTCGCCATCGGTCTCAGGAAAGGACGCTTATCGGCTCACAAAAAAGGGCAAGACACTGCGGCCAGTCATAGAAGCGATCGCGAATTGGGGTTTGAAAAATCTAGAAGGCACGGAAATGCGATTAGCGGAGAAATGA
- a CDS encoding HEAT repeat domain-containing protein, with translation MVRMCGLYYLLFSICPLIPITEVAADDVADLVTLLKSDQPKVRYDAARSLNKFGAKAKPAIKPLIAALKDDGAPTEFGIQILGPRVRDAASDALVRIGRPAVPALIEALSHKNNTTREMAAKTLGELGPLAKNSISTLTKTLDDPEDEVRCSAIGAIVRVGAEPKVVVPLLEQIFRSSQNNDFIRVWVLEALHDADPQGTMVIPILVEGLKDSNGDVMSAAARTLEIFGAKGGLAANELNKALATTKVRWDIVADVGFTVPVRIDVVRALAAIGPDAAVAEPSLIRLMEHDKNETIRIWSAAALVRITPDKPAAKQGMTLLLQTLEDGYQDMAAEALGAIGNETAITALIDALQTPDMSKYGTFRVTVASALGKIGPPAKAAVPILRTALLEKRESHFGVRCASAIALGKMGAAAKSAIPDLSGLSHSDDEYLRDVAAEAIEKIKKKSAGSNTSDGVENKPSNIK, from the coding sequence ATGGTGCGCATGTGTGGTCTGTATTACTTACTCTTTAGTATCTGCCCTCTCATACCAATTACGGAAGTTGCGGCTGACGACGTTGCTGATTTGGTTACGTTACTAAAGTCCGATCAACCTAAAGTGCGGTACGACGCAGCGCGTTCATTGAATAAATTCGGCGCGAAAGCAAAACCCGCCATCAAACCACTGATAGCTGCTCTCAAAGATGACGGAGCACCAACAGAATTTGGCATTCAGATTCTTGGCCCTCGTGTACGGGACGCTGCGTCTGACGCACTTGTTCGGATCGGTCGTCCCGCCGTTCCAGCACTAATTGAAGCGCTGAGCCACAAGAATAATACTACTCGTGAAATGGCCGCGAAAACCCTTGGTGAACTTGGTCCACTCGCAAAGAATTCCATTTCTACACTAACCAAGACTCTGGATGATCCTGAAGACGAGGTTCGATGTAGCGCCATTGGTGCGATTGTAAGAGTGGGAGCAGAGCCGAAAGTTGTCGTGCCTCTTCTTGAACAGATTTTCCGCAGCAGTCAGAATAATGACTTTATTCGCGTTTGGGTACTCGAAGCGCTTCATGACGCTGATCCTCAAGGAACGATGGTTATCCCGATCCTTGTGGAAGGATTGAAGGACTCCAACGGCGATGTCATGTCTGCAGCTGCACGGACATTGGAAATATTCGGTGCTAAGGGGGGGTTGGCGGCCAACGAATTGAATAAAGCTTTAGCCACAACAAAGGTTCGATGGGACATAGTTGCCGATGTTGGATTCACAGTGCCGGTGCGCATTGATGTCGTTCGCGCACTAGCGGCAATCGGACCAGATGCAGCAGTTGCAGAGCCGTCGTTAATTCGGCTCATGGAACACGACAAAAATGAAACGATACGAATCTGGTCGGCAGCCGCACTAGTGAGAATCACACCAGATAAACCTGCTGCCAAGCAAGGAATGACTCTTCTTCTCCAGACTCTAGAAGATGGCTACCAGGATATGGCAGCAGAAGCATTGGGTGCAATCGGAAATGAAACTGCCATAACGGCTCTTATTGATGCTTTGCAAACTCCAGACATGTCTAAGTATGGAACGTTCAGGGTGACAGTGGCAAGTGCGTTGGGAAAGATTGGGCCTCCAGCCAAAGCGGCTGTCCCTATACTGCGGACAGCATTATTGGAAAAAAGAGAATCGCATTTTGGAGTCCGATGCGCGTCAGCGATTGCTCTTGGCAAGATGGGCGCTGCTGCGAAGTCGGCGATCCCTGATCTCTCTGGTTTGAGCCACTCCGACGACGAGTATCTACGTGATGTTGCAGCCGAAGCCATCGAGAAGATTAAAAAAAAGTCTGCTGGAAGTAATACTTCTGACGGCGTGGAGAACAAACCGTCAAACATCAAGTAG
- a CDS encoding enolase-like domain-containing protein, with the protein MTSQLKLVDATLHRTETQTRMPFRFGIAVMTEAPHVFLQCCYEIGGKIVTGIAAEGLLPKWFDKSPDKPAAQEIDEMLLVIRQAVNFARQASSASVFDLWRQIYDAQMPWAVEQNLPPLLAQFGVSMVERTMLDGLARAENCNLSTLLRENNVGIDLGAIHQELAGRAPNEFLPKQPLTKVIARHTVGLSDPLTAADLTLANKIDDGLPQTLEDCIRFYGLQHFKLKVQGDVERDLDRLRSVAKVVSQHCGNNYAFTLDGNEQYREFLKFVELWDRIQDDPVLKKFFEQLIFIEQPLYRDVALDPAIAKIADWENGPPVIIDESDAEIGSLEQALKLGYAGTSHKNCKGVMKAAAHRCLINHRNVMENTSRYQMSGEDLVNIGPVALLQDLAAQAALGNATVERNGHHYYHGLSVFPKSLSQSMLKQHRDLYTPMDDGFARVNITGGKLDLTSVNAAPFGVGVEISMDTFQELSL; encoded by the coding sequence ATGACTTCTCAATTGAAACTCGTCGACGCCACACTCCACCGAACGGAAACACAGACACGAATGCCATTTCGTTTTGGTATCGCTGTGATGACGGAAGCCCCGCACGTATTTCTGCAGTGCTGCTACGAAATTGGTGGCAAAATTGTCACCGGAATTGCAGCGGAAGGCCTGCTGCCGAAGTGGTTTGACAAGTCGCCTGACAAACCTGCCGCTCAGGAAATCGACGAGATGCTGCTTGTCATTCGTCAGGCTGTCAATTTTGCTCGACAGGCGTCCTCAGCATCCGTGTTTGATCTCTGGCGACAAATCTATGACGCACAAATGCCATGGGCCGTTGAACAGAATCTGCCACCGCTGTTGGCGCAATTTGGAGTCAGCATGGTCGAACGCACAATGCTTGACGGGTTGGCCCGCGCAGAGAACTGCAATCTGTCGACATTGCTGCGAGAGAACAATGTCGGGATTGATTTAGGCGCGATTCATCAGGAACTCGCCGGCCGCGCGCCAAACGAGTTTCTTCCAAAACAACCTCTGACAAAAGTGATCGCGCGCCACACGGTGGGACTCTCAGACCCGTTAACGGCAGCTGACCTGACGCTTGCGAACAAGATCGACGATGGGCTTCCTCAAACTCTGGAAGACTGTATTCGTTTCTACGGGCTTCAGCATTTCAAGTTGAAGGTGCAGGGAGATGTCGAACGTGACCTTGATCGATTGCGATCCGTAGCAAAAGTTGTGAGCCAGCATTGTGGAAATAATTATGCGTTCACTTTAGATGGTAACGAACAATATCGTGAGTTCCTCAAGTTCGTCGAATTGTGGGACCGCATTCAGGACGACCCTGTGCTAAAGAAATTCTTCGAGCAATTGATCTTCATCGAACAGCCCCTGTATCGTGATGTGGCCCTCGATCCTGCGATCGCAAAGATTGCCGACTGGGAAAACGGTCCCCCCGTAATCATTGATGAATCTGACGCTGAGATCGGCTCGCTGGAGCAGGCACTCAAACTGGGTTACGCGGGTACGAGTCATAAGAATTGCAAAGGTGTCATGAAAGCAGCCGCCCATCGCTGTCTGATCAACCATCGCAACGTGATGGAAAACACAAGTCGCTATCAAATGAGTGGCGAAGACCTGGTGAATATTGGTCCGGTCGCTTTACTGCAGGACCTTGCGGCTCAGGCAGCGCTTGGCAATGCGACAGTTGAACGAAATGGTCACCACTACTACCACGGCCTGTCAGTGTTTCCAAAGTCGCTGAGTCAATCGATGCTCAAACAACACCGAGACTTGTACACACCGATGGATGACGGATTCGCGCGAGTCAACATCACCGGCGGCAAACTGGATCTCACGTCGGTAAACGCCGCACCATTTGGTGTCGGTGTGGAAATTTCAATGGACACGTTTCAGGAGTTGTCTCTCTGA